Proteins from one Bombus pascuorum chromosome 15, iyBomPasc1.1, whole genome shotgun sequence genomic window:
- the LOC132914779 gene encoding uncharacterized protein LOC132914779 isoform X1 — MSFVLKLGTVETSLEKKNCSSGQPSSSVNQETSNTTGTDDAGGKPQILQCLESAAEIPAGHVISFSTVKSVSVTYPVAKAVREVQRITGPQTNTTQVLSTRVISQKLPSSSHQTQPAPLTLNVSSNVTHVPVNAQSLSSPGSGVAHVYPLQHATVSTQSKQQTRNQVVVTCEGKQQQQQTTTISSLQASMSLKVQPVPSQLVVSNNAVRAITTATSLPNIQRIHVKTQNLVGQGQTVNLQKVKAVTNVSQGVTVQRNSVPRIQTAQKSQMSSTGTAQTTQFAVNQVTNNTNVQRVQQQGNSTLQKAQANAANTQKVAQVYNNQKVSSQMLSSHPNHKAQLQQIPGNQQQGLQKLQVQSQKTVTVPRQQSNAAAVNNVQKCGNSVAGMQKVQVMGQVQCQQQLPQVQKHVQQVQPPTQHQRSQTATALQKSQTATTVNSSRVQSFASACKSNSVPNISKTLQNANLLTVNKQPVISQPQQSQQVHIQNSSQLQQQLLQQTSQAQQQSQQQVAQKQQPQQQQQANTNPQTQKSHSITNVHQKVATIAATIPNNQRTQVVNSKIQQQQMVMRVGVAKNQAQNLQQSNLKSSVPQKIANTVKTSNSQNVVQQSLHRNANAQPVKIIQQQQNVIGPQNAQKQPGCIKTIPPQKPAQRNHTQKVSGIKTSLNTNVTAVKGQGPATAIAQKTSIKTLLPQQTVAANMLMHKNQPIKIQQQAMQQKQLITTSQFSQQVRQQSGQVKTLLPVTSMEPRKDVENKIEPELRESKEDERQQRPITPIIRIPPPYECLQYVLQDHNYGAPPPRTPSPPSPPSHAKQPINGAGSSSTTSQHPYIYGKVVSGANMDDDAASAISSEIGRDAELEGEETETAPEGEGDDEDSVTRCICDFEHDDGYMICCDRCLVWQHVDCMGIDRSNIPDEYLCEICRPRRVDRQRARALQMRKREELLNSDTSSDASSTSSADTDVGVSTIPKKRTLQQQIPRRKSEPPQVRRLNNNNNNNNNNVAKRQRRDSHPRQSSAVRKKEATKRGPGKRKAKRRMSLEDKEEETQDTWSSNVAPLRQWIERYEEAVTNHYSPELRARISSIKVNGTHSDLRQSNMNVIATGKCRLNVHSNNVRFLVATMYLPPNTPVVELRGKYMLSTQHRPSYPQGRHHTQRPGPFVFFYRLPRDGTEVCVDTRTYGNDARFVRRSCKPNAEVKHCIEKGTLHLYIVTTSAIEKNAEITIRHEQHDLLLSPNPNSPMMPIVCACNNPRECQIVSLNQLNRRGSNGALAENADGRERRRRGRRNTICEDSDSSTVISNNTVITQPAPPPTTVSSSVSAPPRRTVTTTVANTVRQIPKEEPLTLVQQPQTSPNLSQPIVPETKKDKKKMTREERKMEAIMKAFERLEKAEQRKQEVQARNAQRKESGGTHSDNEDSHSVTIQTKQKQQNSDRPLRRKRRKGRARTTSTSQSQSSSRRTRLNSADSDESSGEESNSMQSPPLLSQNHSQSRDAPYHLHTPAKSTNESVATAAHQGIPTAAGLLLALANSNAPGPSSPPLQQPTPVKSPTCDSGASSSSQSSTPSTPLSSACLLVAAAVGPLAPGFKFPKTKKVLMNEWLKESPDPPQSNISQISPLPALPPASATNSINPLCRSSDFSLPTDSSAEFLTQSYAAKSLATLVQAANSVSGICDSPPQRKQQAISGHTVCPVSTGSAKKRWLRQAISEECDSPNSRPESPPASEMVAPPKKRRIARESLSSDNYTPPTTPTMLVPESTSNNRSLCPVEDDFIEHLQSSLVDQNEEGHTTTESVKQEIASHEHVNSNDIVRQKLSIDISQDFHLKNVKSEKHLVIDISIMKEENIGVKKEEKDEMDCDTYMHLESKSFIKNELRSVKNELVSHQKNRSKKEYIIKKEENLDMEKGTVEIVDQNEGDTEMEDFSSPIAVMESDAILKERVAEMKLEFGGSINEMVKVEDDKCDDYKRSEDMKCEIKSDDNMSIDEFDVEAQMKKITGDDGNDYKEKVDTSSEKDKSMDGIEGLMESSKEDSESEDKEIDDVKYESSSFKSFNLNHEEKLFKEFGSKSESECIIENSIKEIEQSQESQKLEQPSAFVTSSEESIFESVSSNMDTESITEPPKSFHSIPPLSERIRKKTEATSAPKSQLNFEAAIIESTIDMETEDESKNGEQKSMLSTALRELLEAKLDDLTNESAKEEVIEENNVPYIEPKCETSEQIIEIQECTTKPIPQNVHNEETPIKEEEAPPKEIKRLKDPRTVVPNSMPAPAFKPETIPPVKRKLSISEYRKRKQQSSGTPPEPEPSSDASTTDKGGARGRSDSASSGTSSLSSDEEGSKISLSLDVPTLTTLPLFTNTEGEEKKGGEEGTIGWSAAPTLVERQRENLTERLKREFGLFLSDDEEERARKHGLTAEAILKARKTSPPHPTVSNTPPGYPVPQLPPQPYIPPPGSASIHYSQFQAKPCPVQYSNFTVPQNSAQQVYSNATPQTSANKQPQQFLVPQASQAPPGSNPYPPQFIPPSTTAVSISKYTPVTPPPGNQMYPASGQSQKQFYNHPAPRS, encoded by the exons ATGAGCTTCGTCTTAAAGTTGGGCACCGTAGAAACATCCCTCGAGAAGAAGAACTGCAGCAGCGGTCAGCCGTCCTCGTCGGTGAATCAGGAAACATCGAACACGACGGGAACCGACGATGCCGGCGGCAAACCACAGATCCTTCAATGTTTGGAGAGTGCCGCAGAAATTCCAGCTGGTCATGTTATTTCCTTTTCCACCGTGAAATCAGTTAGCGTTACCTATCCAGTAGCAAAAGCCGTTAGGGAGGTGCAGAGAATCACTGGACCTCAAACGAATACCACCCAGGTGCTGTCGACTCGCGTCATCTCTCAGAAATTACCGTCGTCTAGCCATCAAACACAGCCCGCGCCTTTAACGCTGAACGTATCCTCCAACGTAACCCATGTTCCGGTAAACGCTCAATCTTTATCATCTCCAGGTAGCGGAGTAGCACATGTGTATCCTTTGCAGCATGCTACAGTATCCACGCAGAGCAAACAGCAAACTAGAAATCAGGTGGTCGTCACCTGTGAGGGCaagcaacagcagcaacagaCGACCACGATATCTAGTTTGCAGGCTAGCATGTCTTTAAAAGTTCAACCGGTCCCTTCGCAGCTTGTCGTAAGCAACAACGCGGTTAGAGCCATCACTACCGCGACTTCGTTGCCCAACATTCAAAGGATACACGTGAAAACGCAAAATCTCGTCGGACAGGGTCAGACGGTTAACTTGCAGAAAGTGAAGGCTGTGACGAATGTCAGTCAAGGGGTAACCGTGCAGAGGAACTCCGTACCTAGGATACAGACCGCACAGAAGAGCCAAATGTCGTCGACTGGTACCGCTCAAACCACCCAGTTTGCTGTTAATCAAGTCACGAACAATACCAACGTACAGAGAGTCCAACAACAAGGGAATTCGACGCTTCAAAAAGCGCAAGCAAACGCCGCGAACACGCAGAAAGTAGCGCAAGTCTACAATAACCAAAAGGTATCGTCGCAGATGTTAAGTAGTCATCCGAATCATAAAGCACAACTGCAACAGATACCGGGTAATCAACAGCAGGGATTACAGAAATTACAGGTTCAGTCGCAGAAGACCGTGACTGTGCCTAGGCAGCAATCGAACGCTGCGGCGGTGAATAACGTCCAAAAATGTGGCAACTCCGTAGCTGGTATGCAGAAGGTACAAGTAATGGGGCAAGTGCAATGTCAGCAACAGTTACCGCAGGTTCAGAAACACGTGCAACAAGTTCAGCCGCCGACGCAGCATCAGAGATCACAAACTGCGACGGCTTTGCAAAAGTCTCAGACTGCGACCACGGTTAATTCCAGCAGAGTACAATCTTTCGCGAGCGCTTGCAAGAGTAACAGCGTTCCAAATATCAGTAAAACGCTCCAAAACGCCAACTTATTAACCGTAAACAAACAACCAGTAATCTCACAGCCACAACAATCGCAGCAAGTACATATCCAGAACTCGTCCCAATTGCAACAACAGTTGCTACAGCAGACTTCACAAGCACAACAACAATCGCAGCAACAAGTGGCGCAGAAACAACAGCctcagcagcaacaacaagcGAATACGAATCCACAAACACAGAAAAGTCACAGTATTACGAATGTTCACCAAAAGGTTGCGACGATCGCCGCGACCATCCCCAATAATCAACGAACTCAGGTAGTTAACTCTAAGatacaacaacaacaaatgGTAATGAGAGTAGGTGTGGCGAAGAATCAAGCGCAAAATTTACAGCAGAGCAATTTAAAAAGTAGTGTACCTCAGAAAATTGCGAATACCGTAAAAACTTCGAACTCGCAGAACGTCGTGCAACAGTCGTTGCATAGAAATGCGAACGCGCAGccagtaaaaataattcagcAACAACAGAACGTTATAGGGCCGCAGAATGCTCAAAAGCAGCCTGGATGCATCAAAACGATACCTCCTCAAAAACCAGCTCAGAGGAATCACACGCAAAAAGTATCCGGTATTAAGACCTCTCTAAATACAAACGTAACTGCGGTGAAAGGTCAAGGTCCGGCAACTGCGATCGCACAAAAGACAAGCATCAAAACCTTGCTTCCTCAACAGACTGTTGCCGCGAATATGTTGATGCATAAAAATCAACCGATTAAAATACAACAGCAAGCTATGCAACAAAAACAACTTATTACAACGTCACAGTTTTCCCAGCAAGTTAGACAACAATCTGGACAAGTGAAGACGTTACTACCAGTAACTAGCATGGAACCTCGCAAAGATGTTGAGAACAA aattgaACCCGAGCTGCGCGAATCTAAAGAAGACGAACGTCAACAACGTCCTATAACTCCAATTATAAGAATACCTCCGCCTTACGAG TGTCTTCAGTACGTCCTACAGGATCACAATTATGGGGCACCACCACCACGAACACCGTCACCTCCGTCACCCCCATCTCACGCAAAACAGCCTATCAACGGTGCCGGAAGTTCGTCTACGACTTCTCAGCATCCTTACATTTATGGAAAAG TCGTTAGTGGCGCTAATATGGACGACGATGCAGCCAGTGCTATCAGTAGCGAAATAGGCAGGGACGCAGAACTGGAAGGCGAAGAAACCGAAACTGCTCCCGAGGGTGAAGGGGATGATGAAGACAGTGTTACTAGATGTAtatg CGATTTTGAACATGATGACGGATACATGATCTGCTGTGATCGTTGTTT agTTTGGCAACACGTTGATTGCATGGGTATAGATCGTTCTAACATTCCTGACGAATACCTCTGTGAAATTTGTCGACCACGACGAGTAGATAGGCAAAGAGCTCGTGCATTGCAAATGCGTAAACGCGAGGAATTGTTAAATTCAGATACATCATCCGATGCATCGTCCACCAGTTCGGCAGATACTGACGTTGGAGTCAGTACGATCCCCAAAAAACGAACTTTGCAACAGCAAATTCCTCGACGAAAATCCGAACCACCGCAAGTAAGACGACTgaacaacaataacaataataataataataacgtcgCGAAAAGGCAGAGGAGAGATTCTCATCCGAGACAATCCAGTGCTGTTCGTAAAAAAGAAGCTACAAAGCGAGGCCCAGGTAAACGCAAAGCTAAACGGAGAATGAGTTTGGAAGATAAAGAGGAGGAAACTCAAGATACGTGGAGCTCCAACGTCGCGCCACTAAGGCAGTGGATCGAACGTTACGAGGAAGCAGTGACAAATCACTATAGTCCAGAATTGCGAGCCAGGATATCATCTATCAAAGTAAATGGCACACACAGCGATTTGAGACAGAGTAACATGAATGTCATTGCCACCGGAAAGTGTAGGCTCAACGTACATAGTAACAACGTTAGG TTTCTGGTAGCAACGATGTATCTCCCACCAAACACACCCGTCGTTGAATTACGAGGAAAGTATATGTTAAGTACGCAACATCGACCGTCCTATCCTCAAGGAAGGCATCATACCCAGAGGCCCGGACCCTTTGTATTCTTTTATCGATTACCACGAGACGGAACAGAAGTCTGTGTAGACACAAGAACGTATGGAAACGATGCTAGATTTGTGCGACGTAGTTGTAAACCTAACGCGGAAGTGAAACATTGTATAGAAAAAGGAACGTTACATTTGTATATTGTGACTACAAGCGCGATTGAGAAAAATGCCGAAATTACGATCAGACACGAGCAACATGATCTCTTGCTATCGCCTAATCCAAATAGCCCCATGATGCCCATTGTCTGTGCGTGTAATAACCCAAGGGAATGTCAAATAGTGTCTCTAAATCAGTTGAACAGAAGAGGAAGCAACGGAGCATTGGCTGAGAATGCAGATGGCCGAGAACGGAGACGAAGGGGTAGACGAAACACAATTTGCGAGGACAGCGATTCCTCGACCGTGATATCCAATAATACTGTCATCACGCAACCTGCACCACCGCCGACGACAGTGTCATCATCGGTATCCGCGCCACCAAGAAGGACAGTTACAACCACTGTTGCAAATACGGTGCGCCAAATACCTAAAGAGGAACCGCTGACGTTAGTGCAACAGCCGCAAACTTCTCCGAACTTAAGTCAACCAATAGTGCCAGAGACTAAGAAAGACAAGAAGAAGATGACCagagaagagaggaagatGGAAGCTATTATGAAAGCTTTCGAGAGGCTCGAGAAAGCGGAACAAAGGAAACAAGAAGTTCAAGCACGAAATGCACAGCGGAAGGAGTCTGGTGGTACGCATAGCGATAACGAAGATAGTCATAGCGTCACGATACAAACAAAGcaaaaacaacaaaattcCGATAGACCTTTAAGgcggaagagaagaaagggtAGAGCAAGGACTACTAGTACTTCTCAATCGCAAAGTAGCAGTCGAAGAACCAGATTGAATTCCGCGGACTCGGACGAATCGTCCGGAGAAGAAAGCAATTCGATGCAATCGCCACCTTTGTTGAGCCAAAATCATTCGCAAAGTCGAGATGCTCCTTATCATCTGCATACTCCTGCCAAAAGTACGAACGAGAGCGTAGCTACAGCTGCACATCAAGGAATTCCAACGGCTGCTGGTTTACTATTGGCTTTAGCAAATTCTAACGCACCTGGACCGAGTTCGCCTCCTTTGCAACAACCAACACCAGTTAAAAGTCCAACTTGTGATAGTGGTGCAAGCAGCAGCTCCCAAAGTTCAACTCCATCCACTCCTTTATCTTCGGCTTGCTTGTTAGTCGCAGCAGCGGTTGGTCCTCTAGCTCCTGGCTTCAAATTTCCGAAAACCAAGAAAGTTCTAATGAATGAATGGTTAAAAGAGTCACCCGATCCACCGCAAAGCAATATATCTCAAATATCACCGTTACCAGCATTGCCACCGGCTTCTGCGACGAATTCGATAAATCCTCTTTGCAGATCTTCGGATTTTTCTTTACCAACGGACTCATCCGCAGAATTCTTAACGCAGAGTTACGCAGCTAAAAGTTTAGCTACTCTTGTGCAGGCGGCTAATTCGGTATCTGGAATATGCGATTCACCACCACAACGCAAGCAACAGGCAATCAGTGGACATACAGTTTGCCCTGTTTCTACGGGATCTGCCAAGAAAAGGTGGTTACGTCAAGCTATCTCTGAAGAATGTGATTCACCAAATAGTCGACCAGAGAGTCCGCCGGCTAGTGAAATGGTAGCTCCaccgaagaaaagaagaatagcTAGAGAAAGTTTATCGTCAGACAATTATACTCCACCCACTACACCTACTATGTTAGTCCCTGAGTCCACTTCGAACAATAGATCTTTGTGTCCTGTTGAA GACGATTTCATCGAGCACCTGCAATCCTCGTTGGTTGATCAGAATGAAGAAGGTCACACGACAACAGAATCTGTAAAGCAAGAGATTGCCTCACATGAACACGTAAATTCAAACGATATCGTACGGCAAAAGCTTTCGATAGATATTTCACAGGATTTTCatcttaaaaatgtaaaatccgAGAAACATTTAGTGATAGACATTTCGATAATGAAAGAAGAGAACATCGGGgtgaagaaagaagagaaagatgaAATGGATTGTGACACTTACATGCACTTGGAGTCAAAATCTTTCATCAAGAATGAATTGCGATCTGTTAAAAACGAACTGGTTAGCCATCAGAAAAATAGGAGCAAAaaggaatatattataaagaaagaagagaatttgGATATGGAGAAGGGTACCGTCGAGATAGTCGATCAAAACGAAGGAGACACAGAAATGGAAGATTTCAGCTCTCCAATCGCTGTTATGGAATCGGATGCAATTCTGAAGGAACGCGTGGCTGAGATGAAACTGGAATTCGGAGGTAGTATAAATGAGATGGTTAAAGTTGAAGATGATAAGTGTGATGATTATAAAAGATCCGAAGATATGAAGTGCGAAATCAAATCTGACGACAACATGTCGATCGACGAATTTGACGTTGAAGCTcaaatgaagaaaattactGGCGACGATGGAAATGATTATAAGGAAAAAGTAGACACTAGTTCGGAAAAGGATAAAAGCATGGATGGTATCGAGGGTCTGATGGAGAGTTCCAAAGAAGATTCCGAATCTGAGGATAAAGAAATAGATGACGTGAAATACGAGTCGTCATCGTTCAAATCGTTCAATTTAAACCACGAGGAAAAGTTATTCAAAGAATTCGGAAGCAAATCTGAATCAGAATGTATCATTGAGAATAGCATTAAAGAAATCGAACAGAGCCAGGAATCTCAGAAACTTGAACAGCCGTCCGCGTTCGTTACTTCATCCGAAGAATCCATTTTTGAGTCTGTGTCTTCCAACATGGACACAGAATCTATCACAGAACCACCAAAGAGTTTTCATTCCATTCCACCATTAAGTGAGCGAATTCGTAAAAAGACAGAAGCAACGAGTGCTCCAAAAAGCCAATTGAATTTTGAAGCCGCTATTATCGAGTCTACCATTGATATGGAGACGGAAGATGAATCCAAAAATGGTGAACAAAAGTCTATGCTCTCGACGGCGTTAAGGGAATTGCTGGAAGCTAAGTTGGATGATCTAACAAACGAGAGCGCTAAAGAAGAAGtgatcgaagaaaataatgtacCATACATCGAGCCAAAGTGTGAAACTTCTGAGCAGATTATAGAGATACAAGAGTGTACGACAAAACCAATCCCTCAAAATGTTCACAATGAAGAAACTCCAATAAAAGAGGAGGAAGCTCCGCCTAAGGAAATCAAACGATTAAAGGATCCGAGAACTGTCGTTCCAAATAGTATGCCAGCTCCTGCATTTAAACCCGAAACAATCCCTCCTGTTAAACGAAAG TTGTCCATATCAGAATACCGTAAACGCAAACAGCAATCGTCTGGCACGCCTCCAGAACCTGAACCGTCAAGCGATGCTTCTACAACAGATAAGGGGGGAGCTAGAGGTAGATCAGATAGTGCGAGCAGTGGAACTTCGTCGCTGAGTTCCGATGAGGAAGGTTCCAAAATCTCATTATCTCTTGATGTACCGACCCTAACCACATTACCGCTTTTCACGAACACAGAAGGCGAGGAAAAGAAAG GTGGTGAGGAAGGGACAATTGGTTGGTCTGCCGCGCCAACTTTAGTCGAACGTCAAAGAGAAAATCTTACAGAAAGATTGAAACGAGAATTTGGATTGTTCCTCAGCGACGACGAAGAGGAAAGAGCTCGCAAACATG GTTTAACGGCAGAGGCAATATTGAAAGCGCGTAAAACATCTCCACCTCATCCTACTGTATCAAATACCCCACCAGGTTACCCGGTACCTCAATTGCCTCCTCAACCCTATATACCTCCTCCAGGATCTGCATCCATCCATTATTCTCAGTTCCAAGCTAAACCTTGTCCCGTTCAGTACTCAAACTTCACAGTTCCACAGAATTCTGCGCAACAAGTTTATTCGAACGCTACACCTCAGACATCTGCAAAtaaacaaccacaacaattcTTAGTACCCCAAGCGTCTCAAGCACCACCAGGCTCAAATCCGTATCCTCCCCAGTTTATTCCACCGTCTACCACAGCAGTATCGATCTCCAAGTACACGCCTGTTACACCGCCACCTGGAAATCAAATGTATCCTGCATCTGGCCAATCGCAGAAACAGTTTTATAATCACCCGGCACCAAGGTCTTAA